The following DNA comes from Halalkaliarchaeum sp. AArc-CO.
CGTCGGCTCGTCGAGCGCGAGCAGGTCCGCCTCCGACGCCAGCGCCCGGGCGATGAACGCCCGCTGGCGTTGCCCGCCCGACAGCTGGCTGATCCGGCGCTCGGCGAGGTGGTCGATGCCGACGGTCTCGAGGGCCTGTGCGGCGATCTCGTAGTCCCCCTCCTGCAGGCGGCCGTGTCCGGCGTGTGCGAACCGGCCCATCAGGACCGTCTCGCGCACCGTTACCGGCATCGCCTCGCCGCGATCGCCCGATCGCTGGGCGACGTAGCCGATGCGCTTGCCGTCCTCGAACGCGTGTGCCGGTTCGCCGAACAGTTCGACCGAGCCGCGGTCGGGACGCTTCAGTCCGATCATGAGGTGCAGCAGTGTCGTCTTCCCGGAGCCGTTCGGCCCGATCAACCCGAGGAACGTGCCTTCCTCGACCGACAACGACACGTCCTCGACGGCGACGGTGTTGCCGTAGGCGAACGTGACGTTCTCCACGTCGATTACGGTGCTCACGGTCGATTACGCTCCCAGCGCCGCCCGGAGTGACGGCAAATTGATCTTTTCCATCTGTTCGACCCAGCCCCAGCCGTTGTCCTGCCAGTCGCTCGTCGTCCCCTCGGCTGGAGTGAGCGGCAGCGCCTCCTCGACGTCGGTGTGTTCGAAGATGACCTCGACCATCTGCGGAAGTTCCTCGTCGGGATCGTGCGCTTCGAACGGGTCGTACAGAACAGTGTCGATGCTGTGCTCCTCGATGGTATCGATGAGCCGGGAGACGTCGTCGAACGACTCCGCCGCGTCGGCAGTCACGCCGACGGGCGTCTGAAGTTCGAAGCCGTACCGCTGTTCGAGATACTGGAAGGAGTCGTGTCCGGCGAGTACGGCGACGTCGCGATCGGCGTCGTCCATTAGCGCCTCGAACTTGCCGTCGATCTCCCGCAACCGCTCGACGTACGCGGACGCGTTCTCGGCGTACTCGTCGGCGTGCTCGGGGTCGATCTCGCCGAGTTCCGCGGCGATCCGTTCGACCACTCGGATCGCGAGCACCGGATCGGTCCAGACGTGGGGATCGTGAAACTCGCTGGCCCCCTCGGATCCTCCGGCCGTTGACTCCACCACCTCGACGCCTGCTGGTTCCTCGTCGGTGTCGTAGACGAGTTCGCCCTCGTGGTAGATCTCGAAGACGACCTCGGTGCGTCCGACGGACCGCCCGTGAAACACGACACGGTCGCCCCGAGATTCGATCTCGACGACGTCTTCCGCCGCGCCGTCGGCCAGTCGAGCGTCGACCCGATACGGTTCGTCGTCGCCGAGCGGGACGACCCGCCCCTGTTCGTCCTCGATGACGATTCCGATCGGCACGGTAGCGTCGACGGCCACCTCGGGGACGCCCCCGTGCCAGTGCTCGACGTGCCAGTAGCCGAGTTGCTCGTTCGACCGTCGATCGTAGATGTCGAACTCCTCGAACAGCAGGTCGTCGGGGGCGTACTCCTGACCGTAGTCGGGTTCAGGCATCGGTTCGGCGTCGAACGGAATCAGATACGGCTCAAGCCCCTCCATCGCGTCGATGACGCGGACGTCGTCGTAATCACGCTCGAGTTCTCGCGCGACGTCCTGCGCCCAGCTAAATTCGGGCGTATCGAGATAGAGGAAACACTCGGTGCCGGCGATGTCCCGGACCAGATCCCCGTCTGGACTCCAGCCGTGACCCATCCGACCGATTTCGACCGGGTTTTCGAACGGGAACCGATCGCCGCCGACCTGCTGGGCCCAGTCCCACAGGGCGAAAAACGACGCGTAGCCCCGGACGTTCTCGTCGACAACGCCGCCAAGGCAGCCGGCCGTGGCTCCCACGGTGGCGACGCCGAGCCCGGATTTCAGGACGGATCGGCGCGTGCGTTTCATACGATGACGGTACACCCGGATCGGTAAAAGAGTTATTACTTCGAAGTTCTATCTTAATAATCTGGGGGGTCGAAGGTCGGCGGACTAGCTGGGGGTGACGCGAAGCGTGACTTTGCCGTCGTGCGGTTCTGCGACGACATACGCGTCGATGTCGTTGCACTCCTCGACGCCGTGTTCCTCGTGGTGGAAGTGACCGTCCACGACCTCCACGGTGCCGTACTGTGTGAAGAACCCGAAGCGGGAGCCGTTTTCGTGGTCGTCGTGATCGTGGTCGTCGTCGTGATCGTCCTCGTGGTCGTCGTGGTCGTCCTCGTGGTCGTCGTCGTGGTCGTCGTGATCGTCGTCGTGGTCGTGGTCGTCGTCGTGGTCGTCGTCGTGGTCGTCGTGTTCGTCGTCGTGGTCGTCGTGATCTTCGTCGTGGTCGTCGTGTTCGTCGTCGTGGTCGTCGTCGTGGTCGTGGTCGTCGTCGTGGTCGTGGTCGTCGTCGTGGTCGTGGTCGTCGTCGTGGTTATCACCAACTTCGAACACGACGTATGCACCGTCGTCTTCGACCGTGACGTCGAAAGGCTGGTGAGTCGTACGGATTACGGGAGCCTCGTCCCCTGATGAGCCTCCTGCGATCGATTCGGGTTCGTCGAACTGCATGTGACCGCACGCGTGTTCGATGGCGTGGTCGTCGAGGCCTTCGTCGTCGTGATCGTGGTCGTCGTCGTGGTCGTCGTGATCGTCGTCGTGATCGTGGTCGTCGTCCTCGTGATCGTCGTCGTGATCATCGTCGTGGTCGTCGTCCTCGTGATCGTCGTCGTGATCATCTTCTGAACCACTACGCCCGACGCCCTCGACGAGAAGCCGTACCGAGTGACTCTCCGATTCCGGCGTCGGTTCGGGCGTCTCTTCTGGTTCGGGCGTTCCGTCGGTATCGCCCGGGACGTCCCCGGCGCAACCGGCGAGCGTCCCCGCAGCGACGACACCCAGACCGGACGTTACGAACGTTCTCCGTGATCGCTCCATACCACGGCCAGGGAATTGTTACTCAAAAGTGTTACTATAGTACTGTGCTAATTTAATAAATAGAGCTAATTCTGTGAGGTTGTTAATAATACGACGACGTGCCAGCTGAAGAGAAATCGGAACTGCACGGAACCGGTCGGTGAACACGGAAACTGGAAAACTGGGGGCGGACGTCTCAATCTGCCGTTTGCTCGTCACCGATCGAGTGTGGCTCCCCGGCGTCCGCCCAGTTCGACTGGAGCTTCCCGAACAGCACGGCGACGACGTAGATGGCGACGGCGACGAGCACGATCGTCCCGCCGGCGGTCGCCTCGTAATGAAACGACAGCGTGATGCCCACGAGTACGGCCAGTTCGGCGAGGATCACCGACGCGAGCAGCGCCTCCTGGAAACTCCGTGCGAGCTGGGCAGCACCCGCAACCGGGACGACGAGCATCGCCGCGACGAGGATCACCCCCATGATCTGCATCGCACCGACGACGACCATCGCGGTGAGCATCACCATGATTCGGTTGTACCAGCGGACGTTGATTCCGGCGACCCTGGCTGCCGTCTCGTCGAACGTGACGTACAACAACTGCTTGTACGTGACACCGACCACGAGAGCGATTATCGAGAACAGTCCGATCAGGAGGATCGCGTTCTGGTTCGTCACCGTCGAGAGGTTCCCGAACAGATACTGGTTGACGCCGACTGCGAGGCCGCCGGCGTTGATACTTATCAGGACCGCCCCCAGGGCGAACCCCGTCGAAAGCACGATCGCCATCGACACGTCGTTGTAGGCGTCGGTCACCTCCGAGATGAGTTCGATCGCCAGTGCGGCGACCATGGCGACGACCACGGCCGTGAGATACGGCGAGACGCCGGTTCCGAGGACCGCGTTGACGAACAGCCCGACCGCCACGCCCGCGAACGCGGTGTGTGCGAGCGCGTCGCCGATGAGCGCGAGCTGTCTGTGGACGAGAAACGTTCCGATCAGGGGGGCCATCACCGCGATCAGGATCCCCACCAGGAACGCCCGGTGCATGAACCCGTACTCGAGCATCGCGATCCCGAAGTGGTCGGCGAGAAACAGCATGAGATCGCTCCACCGGTCGAGCACCCACAGCATCGCGTCGTACGGCGCCGCGAGTGCCCTCGACACGAGGAGGGAACCGGAATTCACGCGACGGTCACCCCGTCGTCTCGGCGAACGTTAGTTCCGAATGCCCGATCCAGCGCGTCGCTTTCGGCGAACTCGACCGGCGGGCCGTCGAAGTACAGTTCGCGGTTGAGACACAGGACCCGTTCGGTGTGTTCGAGGACGGCCCCGATGTCGTGTTCGACGAGTAGGATCGTCATGCCCTCGTCGTTGAGGTCGCTCAGGAGATCGAAGAACGCGTCGACCGACTCGGCGTCGACGCCGACCGTCGGCTCGTCGAGGACGAGGAGGTCGGCCTCGCCGGCCAGCGCCCGGGCGATGTACGCACGCTGGCGCTGCCCGCCCGACAGTTTCGTGATGCGCCTGTCGGCGAGGTGCTCGATCCCGACCGTCCGAAGCGCCTTCCGGGTGAGTTCCCTATCTTTTGCACCCACCCGTCCGAAGCCAGTGTGTGGGAACCGCCCCATGAGGACCACCTCGGCGACGGTGATCGGCATCTGTTTCGTGTTTTCGGTGACGTCCTGGGCGACGTAACCGACGCGCTCCCGTTCGACGAACTCCCGGGCGGGGTGACCGAACAGACGAACGCTCCCCTCATCGGGGTTGTGGAGTCCGAGAATCAACTGGAGGAGCGTGCTCTTTCCGGACCCGTTGGGGCCGATGATCCCGACGTACTCGCCGGGATCGACATGAAACGAAATGTCCGTTACGACTGGGCTGGCTGTGTATCCAAAGGAGACGTTTTCGACGGCGATGAGTGACATGAGTGGGGTGAAGCTGTCAGTTGGGATGGGCCCTAGTCGAAGTTCCGCCACTCCTCGTCGAACTCGGGTGCCGGATCGCCCGCGTCGAGAACGATCTCGAACGTCTTCATGTTGATCTCCCGGGCGATATCGAAGTAGCCCCAGCCGCGATCGACCCACTCCTCGGTGGTTCCGGCGTACGGCGTGACGGGGTAGTACGCTTCGACGCCGGTTTCTTCGCGGAGCTGTCGTGCTGGACGCCGGGACTCGAAGATCGCCGCACCGATGTGACGAATGTCGTGTTCGGCGATCGTATCCTCTGCGCGCTGCATGTCGGCCGGTCGGACGTCGTCTTCCGCCGCCAGGTTCGAAACGAGCGGCTGGATCGTCGCCCCGTAGCGCCGTCCGACGTATTCGAACGCGTTGTGAGCCGCGAGGAAAACCACCTCGCGCTCGGCTCGTTCGAAGATCTCCTCCCATTCGGCGTGGAGTGTGTCGAGTTCGTCGGTGATTGCGGCCGCGTTCTCGAGAAACGTGTCTTCGTGCTCCGGAACGATCTCGGCGAAGCCGGTAGCGATGTTGTCGACGGACTCTTTCGCCCGCAGGGGGTCCAGCCAGAAGTGTGGATCCTTCCCGCTGTCGACCTGCTCGTCGTCCTCGACCGTATCCGCGAGATCGATCAGGTCGATCCCCTCACGGGCGTTGATCATCTGCGTGTCCGCACCGTCGTCCCGGACGGTCTGTATCGCCCGATCCGCCCACGGCTGAAAGTCCGGACCGACGTTGACGAACACGTCCGCGTCGATGATGTCCCGCGTTATCGAGGGATCCGGATCCCAGCCGTGACCGTGGAGGCCCGTCGGAACGAGGTTGTCGACCCGAACCGGCGTTCCGTCCGCAATCTTCCGCGCGAAATCGTAGAACGTGAAAAACGACGCGACTGCCACGTACTGGTCTCCGTCGGACCCGTCGTCGGCGTCGGCAGACTGGTTCCCACCGTCCGGCGATCCGGCCCCCAGACAACCCGCTATGCCGGAAGCGAGCCCCCCCGCTGCCAGGCCGGCAAACTGTCGTCGCGAGACAGGATGCGAACTGTTCGGTTCAGAATGTTGCTCTCTCATTATCCGTCGTTAGGAGGACACACTATTTTAGTTTTTTGTATCAAAGAATAATATTAGACTTATCTAAATCACAGTGCGACAGGCTGGTTCCGTGCCCTCGCAGCGGTAATAGGTCTGTAGAGTACCCGAGTGCCACGGAAACCGCGTCAATTTTTGGAGTCGGCTTGTTAGGTGATGCCGGATGGGGAACAGCGTCCACACACGAAGTCCCGTTCGGCGAGCCCCACGAGTGCTCCCGTCACTGCTCGCCACGCCGATGGCCGTCCTCCTTTCAGCGTCGCTCGTGTTCGGACCCACGACAGTTACCGACGACCTCCCCGTGGATCCAATCAGTCCGGATGTGGGTTGTCGTCTAACCTCCGCAGATCAAGAGATACAATAGAAAGTTCGGTAGACAATTTTGAATTAGCCTATTCCAAGATAGTCTATTCGGAAGTATTATTCCATGTCACGGTGGAGTGGGCGTATGGACCACTTCGTGAATCGAGAAGATGAACTCGCTCGGCTACACGGATGCTACGAGTCCGATGACGCAGAGATGGTCGTCGTTTTCGGTCGCCGACGCCTCGGGAAGACACAGCTCGTCCAGCACTCGCTCTCCGACTGTGACGACGTAGTCGTCTATCAGGCCACGGAGACCACCTCCCAAATACAGCTTGACGAGTTCGTCGATGTCGCCTCCGAAAACTTCCCCAGCATCACGCAGATCAAACAGAACTGGGAAGCGCTACTCGGATATCTGGGGGATCAGGACGGAATCGTAGTCCTTGACGAATTCCCCTACCTCATCGACGCCGACGAGAGCCTTCCGTCCGTCATTCAGCGACTATGGGACCAGCGGCTCCAGAACACCTCGGGAACGCTGGTTCTGATCGGGTCATCGATCAGTATGATGGAAGAAGCGACGCTTCTCGGGAACAGTCCCTTATACGGACGATTCACGGAACGACTTGACCTCCGACCCCTCAACTTCGCTGCTGCACAGGAGTTCGTCCCGGACGAGTATTCGCCCGAAGAGCGGATCTTCACCTGGGGAATCTTCGGTGGCGTTCCGTACTATCTCGATGGCGTCGATCTCGGACGGGACCTCGGAACGGTTCTGGCCGAGGAAGTCCTCTCCCAGAAGGGATATCTACACAACGAACCGGAGTACGTGCTCCGCACCGAACTCACAGATCCGAACCGGTATTTTGCGATCCTCACTGCCATCGCTGCTGGAAAGACGACGTCGAACGAGATCGCTCAAGCGATAGGAATCGATGGGAAGCAGATATCGACGTACACACAGAAGTTGGAGCGTCTGCGGCTCATCGAGCGGGAGGTCCCGATCACCGAAGAGAAAGCAAAGTCGCGCCGCGGGCGCTATCGAATCCTCGATCCGCTGTTCCGGTTCTGGTTCCGTTTCGTCTACGGCAAGGAAGATCGATACGAACGACTCGGAGCAAATGCCTACGACGCAGTCATTGAGCCGGAACTTCCAGATTTCGTGAGTCACGAATTCGAGGGGCTCTGCCAAGACGCACTCCCAGGGCTCTACCCCGCAGAGACGTTCCTCGATATCGGTCGCTGGTGGTATAAGGAACACGAGGTTGACGTCGTCGGATTCACCACGGACGGAACGATGGTTGCGGGCGAATGCAAGTTCACGAACGCACCGCTTGACTACGGAGCTCTCGCCTCGCTCGAAGACCATGCCGCCGAGATTCGATGGACGCCGGACACCGATGAGAGAAACACCAAGTACGCCTTATTCACCCGAAATGGTGCGACACAGTCCGTTCAGGAAGCCGTGTCCGAGCGCGATGACCTACAACTGTTCGAGCTTGGAGATATTACG
Coding sequences within:
- a CDS encoding metal ABC transporter ATP-binding protein; translated protein: MSTVIDVENVTFAYGNTVAVEDVSLSVEEGTFLGLIGPNGSGKTTLLHLMIGLKRPDRGSVELFGEPAHAFEDGKRIGYVAQRSGDRGEAMPVTVRETVLMGRFAHAGHGRLQEGDYEIAAQALETVGIDHLAERRISQLSGGQRQRAFIARALASEADLLALDEPTVGVDADSQDQFYELLDDLNRQGMTIILIEHEVDVLTQHVDTVACINRQLHHHGDTVSFLESDAIAETYGMGAGILEHDHP
- a CDS encoding metal ABC transporter substrate-binding protein, encoding MKRTRRSVLKSGLGVATVGATAGCLGGVVDENVRGYASFFALWDWAQQVGGDRFPFENPVEIGRMGHGWSPDGDLVRDIAGTECFLYLDTPEFSWAQDVARELERDYDDVRVIDAMEGLEPYLIPFDAEPMPEPDYGQEYAPDDLLFEEFDIYDRRSNEQLGYWHVEHWHGGVPEVAVDATVPIGIVIEDEQGRVVPLGDDEPYRVDARLADGAAEDVVEIESRGDRVVFHGRSVGRTEVVFEIYHEGELVYDTDEEPAGVEVVESTAGGSEGASEFHDPHVWTDPVLAIRVVERIAAELGEIDPEHADEYAENASAYVERLREIDGKFEALMDDADRDVAVLAGHDSFQYLEQRYGFELQTPVGVTADAAESFDDVSRLIDTIEEHSIDTVLYDPFEAHDPDEELPQMVEVIFEHTDVEEALPLTPAEGTTSDWQDNGWGWVEQMEKINLPSLRAALGA
- a CDS encoding twin-arginine translocation signal domain-containing protein, translated to MERSRRTFVTSGLGVVAAGTLAGCAGDVPGDTDGTPEPEETPEPTPESESHSVRLLVEGVGRSGSEDDHDDDHEDDDHDDDHDDDHEDDDHDHDDDHDDHDDDHDHDDEGLDDHAIEHACGHMQFDEPESIAGGSSGDEAPVIRTTHQPFDVTVEDDGAYVVFEVGDNHDDDHDHDDDHDHDDDHDHDDDHDDEHDDHDEDHDDHDDEHDDHDDDHDDDHDHDDDHDDHDDDHEDDHDDHEDDHDDDHDHDDHENGSRFGFFTQYGTVEVVDGHFHHEEHGVEECNDIDAYVVAEPHDGKVTLRVTPS
- a CDS encoding metal ABC transporter permease gives rise to the protein MLWVLDRWSDLMLFLADHFGIAMLEYGFMHRAFLVGILIAVMAPLIGTFLVHRQLALIGDALAHTAFAGVAVGLFVNAVLGTGVSPYLTAVVVAMVAALAIELISEVTDAYNDVSMAIVLSTGFALGAVLISINAGGLAVGVNQYLFGNLSTVTNQNAILLIGLFSIIALVVGVTYKQLLYVTFDETAARVAGINVRWYNRIMVMLTAMVVVGAMQIMGVILVAAMLVVPVAGAAQLARSFQEALLASVILAELAVLVGITLSFHYEATAGGTIVLVAVAIYVVAVLFGKLQSNWADAGEPHSIGDEQTAD
- a CDS encoding metal ABC transporter ATP-binding protein, with the translated sequence MSLIAVENVSFGYTASPVVTDISFHVDPGEYVGIIGPNGSGKSTLLQLILGLHNPDEGSVRLFGHPAREFVERERVGYVAQDVTENTKQMPITVAEVVLMGRFPHTGFGRVGAKDRELTRKALRTVGIEHLADRRITKLSGGQRQRAYIARALAGEADLLVLDEPTVGVDAESVDAFFDLLSDLNDEGMTILLVEHDIGAVLEHTERVLCLNRELYFDGPPVEFAESDALDRAFGTNVRRDDGVTVA
- a CDS encoding metal ABC transporter substrate-binding protein codes for the protein MREQHSEPNSSHPVSRRQFAGLAAGGLASGIAGCLGAGSPDGGNQSADADDGSDGDQYVAVASFFTFYDFARKIADGTPVRVDNLVPTGLHGHGWDPDPSITRDIIDADVFVNVGPDFQPWADRAIQTVRDDGADTQMINAREGIDLIDLADTVEDDEQVDSGKDPHFWLDPLRAKESVDNIATGFAEIVPEHEDTFLENAAAITDELDTLHAEWEEIFERAEREVVFLAAHNAFEYVGRRYGATIQPLVSNLAAEDDVRPADMQRAEDTIAEHDIRHIGAAIFESRRPARQLREETGVEAYYPVTPYAGTTEEWVDRGWGYFDIAREINMKTFEIVLDAGDPAPEFDEEWRNFD
- a CDS encoding ATP-binding protein, producing the protein MDHFVNREDELARLHGCYESDDAEMVVVFGRRRLGKTQLVQHSLSDCDDVVVYQATETTSQIQLDEFVDVASENFPSITQIKQNWEALLGYLGDQDGIVVLDEFPYLIDADESLPSVIQRLWDQRLQNTSGTLVLIGSSISMMEEATLLGNSPLYGRFTERLDLRPLNFAAAQEFVPDEYSPEERIFTWGIFGGVPYYLDGVDLGRDLGTVLAEEVLSQKGYLHNEPEYVLRTELTDPNRYFAILTAIAAGKTTSNEIAQAIGIDGKQISTYTQKLERLRLIEREVPITEEKAKSRRGRYRILDPLFRFWFRFVYGKEDRYERLGANAYDAVIEPELPDFVSHEFEGLCQDALPGLYPAETFLDIGRWWYKEHEVDVVGFTTDGTMVAGECKFTNAPLDYGALASLEDHAAEIRWTPDTDERNTKYALFTRNGATQSVQEAVSERDDLQLFELGDITEHA